One Pasteurella dagmatis DNA segment encodes these proteins:
- the glmU gene encoding bifunctional UDP-N-acetylglucosamine diphosphorylase/glucosamine-1-phosphate N-acetyltransferase GlmU, which translates to MEAKTLSIVILAAGKGTRMYSDLPKVLHKIAGKPMVKHVIDTVKSINAKNIHLVYGHGGEMMQARLQDEPVNWILQAEQLGTGHAMQQAAPFFADDENILMLYGDGPLITAETLQKLIAAKPENGIALLTVYLDDPTGYGRILRANGNVVGIVEQKDANPEQLKIQEINTGLLVADGKSFKRWLSQLTNNNAQGEYYITDVIALANQDGCQVVAVHPSDVMEVEGVNNRQQLARLERYYQRKQADKLLLAGVALVDPERFDLRGELTHGKDVEIDVNVIIEGKVHLGNRVRIGAGCVLKNCEIADDVEIKPYSVLENAVVGKASMIGPFSRLRPGTELAESTHIGNFVEIKNAKVGNGSKVNHLSYVGDAEVGEKCNIGAGVITCNYDGANKFKTVIGNNVFVGSDAQLVAPVTIEDGATIGAGTTVTRNVSYDELVISRIPQRHIQNWQRPVKKTSK; encoded by the coding sequence ATGGAAGCAAAAACATTAAGCATTGTTATTTTAGCCGCGGGTAAAGGAACACGTATGTATTCTGATTTACCGAAGGTATTGCATAAAATTGCAGGCAAGCCAATGGTTAAGCACGTGATTGATACAGTGAAATCCATTAACGCAAAAAATATTCATTTAGTGTATGGTCATGGCGGTGAAATGATGCAGGCTCGCTTACAAGATGAGCCTGTCAATTGGATTTTACAAGCAGAGCAACTTGGTACTGGTCACGCAATGCAGCAAGCAGCCCCGTTTTTTGCTGATGATGAAAATATTTTGATGCTATATGGTGATGGTCCATTAATTACTGCAGAAACTTTGCAAAAGCTCATTGCAGCAAAACCTGAAAATGGTATTGCATTATTAACAGTTTACTTGGATGATCCAACGGGCTATGGTCGTATTCTGCGTGCAAATGGCAACGTTGTGGGGATTGTTGAGCAAAAAGATGCGAACCCTGAACAACTTAAAATCCAAGAGATTAATACTGGCCTATTAGTTGCAGACGGAAAGAGCTTTAAAAGGTGGTTATCGCAATTAACCAACAATAACGCACAAGGTGAATATTACATTACTGATGTGATTGCATTAGCAAATCAAGATGGCTGTCAGGTTGTGGCTGTTCATCCAAGCGATGTAATGGAAGTTGAAGGCGTGAATAACCGCCAACAACTGGCTCGTTTAGAGCGTTATTATCAACGTAAACAAGCTGATAAATTATTGTTAGCAGGTGTGGCTTTAGTGGATCCTGAACGTTTTGATTTACGTGGTGAGCTAACACACGGAAAAGATGTAGAAATTGATGTGAACGTTATTATCGAAGGTAAAGTCCATTTAGGTAATCGTGTTCGTATTGGTGCTGGTTGTGTTCTGAAAAATTGTGAAATCGCTGATGATGTAGAAATTAAACCTTATTCAGTGTTAGAAAATGCAGTTGTGGGTAAAGCATCAATGATAGGTCCTTTCTCTCGTTTACGTCCAGGGACTGAATTAGCTGAAAGCACACATATTGGTAACTTTGTTGAAATTAAAAATGCGAAAGTAGGTAATGGCTCTAAAGTCAATCATTTAAGCTATGTAGGCGATGCTGAAGTAGGTGAAAAATGTAATATTGGTGCCGGAGTGATTACTTGTAACTATGATGGTGCAAATAAGTTTAAAACGGTGATTGGCAATAATGTTTTTGTCGGGTCAGATGCACAGCTTGTTGCACCAGTGACTATTGAAGATGGTGCAACTATTGGTGCGGGTACAACTGTGACAAGAAATGTGTCTTACGATGAATTAGTGATTTCACGCATACCACAACGCCATATTCAGAACTGGCAACGCCCTGTGAAAAAAACATCAAAATAG
- the trmA gene encoding tRNA (uridine(54)-C5)-methyltransferase TrmA → MQSKLPIEQYDSLLAEKQQKLTALLAPFNPPSIEVFSSPVQNYRMRAEFRIWHNQGDFYHIMFDQQTRQRYRVDTFPIASELINQMMTALLPLLKTERALHHKLFQIDYLSTLSNKIIVSLLYHKTLDEQWEEAAKQLKLALEQQGFDVQIIGRASKQKICLDNEFVDEVLTVHSKPYVYRQVENSFTQPNAMVNQKMLEWAIDCTKGSQGDLLELYCGNGNFSIALAQNFRKVLATEIAKPSVAAAQFNIAENGVDNLQIIRMSAEEFTQAINGVREFNRLKGIDLKAYECNTIFVDPPRAGLDEETVKLVQGYDRILYISCNPHTLCDNLQTLSQTHYIEKAALFDQFPYTDHMETGVWLIRK, encoded by the coding sequence ATGCAATCCAAATTACCTATCGAACAATACGACAGCTTACTGGCGGAAAAACAGCAAAAATTGACCGCACTTTTAGCACCTTTTAACCCACCTAGCATTGAAGTGTTTTCATCACCAGTGCAGAATTATCGTATGCGTGCAGAGTTTCGTATTTGGCATAATCAAGGTGATTTCTATCACATTATGTTTGATCAACAAACTCGCCAACGCTATCGTGTGGATACCTTCCCGATTGCGAGCGAATTAATTAATCAAATGATGACCGCACTTTTACCGTTGTTAAAAACAGAGCGTGCGTTGCATCATAAGTTATTCCAGATTGATTATTTAAGCACCTTAAGTAATAAAATTATTGTGAGCTTGTTGTATCACAAAACCCTTGATGAGCAATGGGAAGAAGCAGCAAAACAGTTAAAACTTGCGTTAGAGCAGCAAGGGTTTGATGTGCAAATTATTGGTCGTGCGAGCAAACAAAAAATCTGCTTAGATAATGAGTTTGTTGATGAAGTATTAACGGTTCACAGCAAGCCTTATGTGTATCGCCAAGTGGAAAACAGTTTCACGCAACCTAATGCAATGGTAAACCAAAAAATGCTTGAATGGGCGATTGATTGCACCAAAGGCAGTCAAGGTGATTTGTTAGAACTTTATTGTGGTAACGGAAATTTCTCTATTGCGTTGGCACAAAACTTCCGCAAAGTGTTGGCTACAGAAATTGCGAAACCGTCAGTGGCAGCTGCGCAGTTTAATATTGCAGAAAATGGCGTGGATAACTTACAAATTATTCGTATGTCAGCGGAAGAATTTACACAAGCGATCAATGGCGTACGTGAATTTAACCGTTTGAAAGGCATTGATTTAAAGGCTTACGAATGTAACACCATTTTTGTTGATCCTCCACGTGCGGGCTTAGATGAAGAAACGGTGAAATTAGTGCAAGGTTACGATCGTATTCTATACATCTCTTGTAACCCACATACGCTGTGCGATAACTTACAAACCCTATCTCAAACGCATTATATTGAAAAAGCTGCTCTGTTTGATCAGTTCCCTTATACAGATCATATGGAAACTGGTGTTTGGTTAATTCGGAAATAA
- the ppx gene encoding exopolyphosphatase: MNNEILMEKMTVLTSHRHDVREIAAIDLGSNSFHMIVARIVNGSIQILSRLKQKVQLAEGLDENNVLNQAAIDRGVNCLALFAERLQGFDPENVNVVGTYTLRRAVNNEEFLRQAKAVFPYPINIITGKTEAKTIYAGVSHTQPEMGRKLVVDIGGGSTEMIVGENFTPLLAESRHMGCVSFAKRFFPNGVISAESFNQARQTALTKIEDLAFEYRNLGWDVAFGSSGTIKTVYQVIMANIDPNGIITKERIDQLIEQTLQVPHFEDLKLPGLIEERADVFVPGLAILSAVFETFSIKQMRYSDGALREGVMYSLEKNFQVTNIRQRTAFGLTEQFNIDQAQAERVYQTAYLLSTQYQAWQKNDLSEEMREILLWAARLHEVGIVINHKGVQKHSAYILQNMELPGFDKEQQRLLVTLVRYQINLFKPSELSKSGRYTDKDILAVVRLLRLAIMLNKPRQATDKTEQIYLEIDRTLNQWKLKFAEGYLKHTPLIHNELKAEKRLLNDIGLELIFQ, translated from the coding sequence ATGAACAATGAAATTTTGATGGAAAAAATGACCGTACTGACGTCACATCGACATGATGTACGAGAAATTGCAGCTATCGATCTCGGTTCGAATAGCTTTCACATGATTGTGGCACGCATTGTCAATGGTTCAATCCAAATTCTCTCTCGTCTTAAGCAAAAAGTGCAGCTTGCAGAAGGCTTAGATGAAAATAATGTTCTAAATCAAGCAGCAATTGATCGTGGAGTTAATTGCTTGGCGTTATTCGCAGAGCGCTTACAAGGTTTTGATCCTGAAAATGTCAATGTGGTTGGAACTTATACCTTACGAAGAGCGGTCAATAATGAAGAATTTTTACGCCAAGCGAAAGCCGTTTTCCCCTACCCAATTAATATTATTACAGGGAAGACCGAAGCCAAAACCATTTATGCAGGTGTTTCTCATACTCAACCTGAAATGGGTCGTAAACTAGTAGTAGATATTGGTGGTGGCTCGACTGAAATGATTGTCGGTGAAAACTTCACCCCCTTGTTAGCAGAAAGCCGTCATATGGGCTGTGTAAGCTTTGCTAAACGTTTCTTCCCTAACGGGGTGATTTCTGCAGAAAGCTTTAATCAAGCTCGCCAAACCGCTCTTACTAAAATTGAAGATCTTGCCTTTGAATACCGTAATCTAGGTTGGGATGTGGCATTTGGTTCTTCTGGCACTATCAAAACTGTGTACCAAGTGATTATGGCAAATATCGATCCTAACGGCATCATTACCAAAGAGCGGATCGATCAACTTATTGAACAAACCTTACAAGTACCCCATTTTGAAGATCTAAAATTGCCGGGTTTGATCGAAGAAAGAGCAGATGTATTTGTGCCAGGTTTAGCTATTTTAAGCGCAGTATTTGAAACCTTTTCTATTAAGCAAATGCGTTATTCAGATGGTGCGCTACGTGAAGGTGTGATGTACAGCTTAGAAAAAAATTTCCAAGTCACCAATATTCGTCAACGTACTGCTTTCGGTTTGACTGAACAATTTAATATCGACCAAGCACAAGCAGAACGCGTTTATCAAACAGCGTACTTGCTGAGTACACAATACCAGGCTTGGCAAAAAAATGACCTGTCTGAAGAAATGAGAGAAATTTTGCTGTGGGCAGCTCGCTTACATGAAGTCGGCATAGTGATTAATCACAAAGGTGTACAAAAACATTCTGCTTATATCCTACAAAATATGGAATTACCCGGTTTTGATAAAGAACAGCAACGTTTACTCGTCACCTTAGTACGCTATCAAATCAATCTGTTTAAACCAAGTGAATTGAGCAAATCAGGACGTTATACAGATAAAGATATACTTGCCGTAGTGCGCTTGCTACGCTTAGCTATTATGCTCAATAAGCCACGTCAGGCAACAGATAAAACAGAACAAATTTACTTAGAAATTGACCGCACTTTGAATCAATGGAAATTGAAATTTGCTGAGGGTTATCTCAAGCATACTCCATTAATTCATAATGAACTAAAAGCAGAAAAACGCTTACTCAACGATATTGGACTAGAATTAATTTTCCAATAA
- a CDS encoding class I SAM-dependent methyltransferase has protein sequence MKIQLLCETENSENFTALCEVAGLLHDPESYLALVQTYNGQEQTRLELRKLDEPKLGAVFVDFVRGTMMHRRKFGGGRGEAVAKAVGIKNDILPTIIDATAGLGRDAFVLASIGCEVRLVERHPVVRLLLQDGLQRAYADSEIGAMMKQNMRLLPVDHIGQLNPETDFADVVYLDPMYPHKQKSALVKKEMRVFQHLVGADLDADTLLEPALSLAKKRVVVKRPDYAEFLAQKVPHFSRDTKNHRFDIYVNHIK, from the coding sequence ATGAAAATTCAACTGCTCTGCGAAACAGAAAATTCTGAAAATTTTACCGCACTTTGTGAAGTAGCTGGTTTGTTGCACGATCCAGAAAGTTATTTAGCGTTAGTGCAAACTTACAACGGACAAGAGCAAACTCGATTAGAATTACGCAAATTAGATGAGCCGAAATTAGGTGCAGTTTTTGTGGATTTTGTTCGTGGTACAATGATGCATCGTCGTAAATTTGGAGGAGGACGTGGAGAAGCAGTAGCCAAAGCAGTGGGAATTAAAAATGACATTTTACCGACCATCATTGATGCTACTGCAGGTTTAGGTCGAGATGCTTTTGTGCTAGCTTCAATAGGGTGTGAAGTGCGCTTAGTTGAGCGTCATCCAGTTGTGAGATTATTATTACAAGACGGTTTACAACGTGCGTATGCGGACAGTGAAATTGGCGCCATGATGAAACAAAATATGCGACTTCTACCTGTCGATCACATAGGACAACTTAACCCAGAAACTGATTTTGCTGATGTGGTGTATTTAGATCCAATGTATCCACATAAACAAAAAAGTGCTTTAGTTAAGAAAGAAATGCGTGTGTTTCAGCATTTAGTCGGTGCAGATTTAGATGCTGATACTTTGCTTGAACCTGCTTTATCGTTGGCAAAAAAACGTGTAGTAGTGAAGCGGCCTGACTATGCAGAATTTCTTGCACAAAAAGTACCGCACTTTAGCAGAGATACTAAAAACCACCGTTTTGATATTTATGTGAATCACATAAAATAA
- a CDS encoding DUF413 domain-containing protein — protein MAESFSVTRRFFDDKNYPRGFSRHGDYTIKESQALEQYGQAFKALESGEREPVTQEEKDFVACCRGERKAETFLEKTWLKYRSRISTTKRVYTLSGVVGVDNLDDFSAE, from the coding sequence ATGGCTGAAAGTTTTAGTGTTACGCGTCGTTTTTTTGACGATAAAAATTACCCAAGAGGGTTCTCACGTCACGGTGATTACACAATAAAGGAATCACAAGCGCTTGAGCAATATGGCCAAGCATTTAAAGCGTTAGAATCAGGTGAACGTGAACCTGTGACGCAAGAAGAAAAAGATTTTGTGGCGTGTTGCCGTGGCGAGCGTAAAGCTGAAACTTTCTTAGAAAAAACTTGGTTAAAATATCGTTCTCGCATTTCAACAACCAAACGTGTTTATACATTATCAGGCGTAGTTGGTGTTGATAACTTAGATGATTTCTCAGCGGAATGA
- the tamB gene encoding autotransporter assembly complex protein TamB, whose protein sequence is MTDKTENTETNETQPTAKPKKRRWCRILLCVSAVMFLPIFALVIALSTSAGQRNLIELADKYLDNLAIAKVSGSLQEGLVLDKLQITSQGVTTNVEQVRLRMGLNCLLRLHICIQDITVKQPHIQVDTALLPPSKAKKERNQPMQRITLPMSVEVENILIEQAKVQIDENNIDLARFQSAVSLNNETGLTIQPTNIDELLIAMKAKATIEKAEKNQAELATAQTATDKVKEKVADKVVEKVGEQVEKAIGEEIVHNQADQKAADEKAEKTKSPIDWDKLAEILSQPLLADLPQVELPFDIHLPNIQGNQWQYQHIAEKPENNQLIEISNVQLQADATGDKVQLTTIALESSAGQIHGQGQLQLSGDYPIQLDLQSQLVKQQLGASFTLPKTDAKIQISGNLLKQTALSLQTNGIVNASLTGQVELHEPKTPFQLNLDIKDFKYPWDDSQRNILTVPAADLALSGNLLNYKMILTAQAEGMDIPKTKLALDATGELTDLTINQLRVDALQGTATMQGKLGWRNGVQWYSDLQLAKLNLSEYVPTVLSGSVFSTGLINQDKWLIDVPDLDLQGSLSNRPLALKGKLSFGAEQGIRDLLVKLPELLITYGDNKINAHGFLGEKSDLKLDINAPNLQGLLPTLMGNIKAQMHISGNLIQPRVSLDLTGKQIKFKELNLYNLQAKGDINIAQGSKGQLDLQLDGLNYSDIKINSAKLAVQGDEKQHQLILTSQGDPVGAKLNINGSFDRTSQNWRGNISQINIQSPVGSWQTNQAVNINYDHKNTIANIHAHCWQNSNIELCFPQNFQAGKSGEVPFNIKKFDLALVNQLTEQNMLKGQLTSEGKIAWFSDKAPQLNVAVNGQNLEFSQKIDRRSFNLDILKLQLNANLHNNNLALTSELNVQDEGKMTAQVDIKDLAKARQLGGAFVIHHLNLDIFNQILPLKDNIGGKVTANIKFGGNLNSPDLNGSFNIQRIRATMAALPFDINDGQLNLNFRGHDSTLQGYIKTADSQLDMTGNASWKTMDKWTSTLHIKADQFKVDIPSIARLRVSPDIYINANPKRLELSGNVDIPWARIAIEELPASAVEVSKDEVILDGKTTNKKLPKLPAKTKSGMEIVSNLTINIGKDVHLDAYGLTSNLNGLLSVRQDKGNLGLYGQINLTNGRYASFGQDLLIRKGLISFSGLPSQPMLNIEAIRNPESMETSGIIAGVKVVGLAESPEVKVFSEPGMSQDQALSYILTGRSLENSGEGGSGGSIGAALLGLGLAKSGKVVGGIGQAFGIQDLNLGTQGVGDASKVVVSGSITPRLQVKYGVGLFDGLAEFTVRYRLLPKLYLQSVSGVTQAVDLLYQFEF, encoded by the coding sequence ATGACAGATAAAACAGAAAATACTGAAACCAATGAAACACAACCGACTGCAAAGCCGAAAAAACGCAGATGGTGTCGCATTTTACTCTGTGTAAGTGCGGTCATGTTTTTACCTATTTTCGCACTTGTCATTGCGTTAAGCACTAGCGCTGGACAACGCAATCTGATCGAACTTGCGGATAAATACCTTGATAATCTGGCTATTGCAAAAGTCAGTGGTAGCTTACAAGAAGGTTTAGTGCTGGATAAGCTACAAATCACTTCTCAAGGTGTCACCACCAACGTTGAGCAAGTTCGCCTACGAATGGGGCTGAATTGTTTATTGCGTTTGCATATTTGTATCCAAGATATCACTGTCAAACAACCCCATATTCAAGTAGATACGGCGCTTTTACCACCAAGCAAAGCGAAAAAAGAACGCAATCAGCCAATGCAGCGCATTACATTGCCAATGTCCGTGGAAGTGGAAAATATTCTCATTGAGCAGGCAAAAGTACAAATCGATGAAAACAACATTGATTTGGCTCGCTTTCAAAGTGCGGTTAGTTTAAACAATGAAACGGGATTAACCATTCAGCCGACCAACATTGATGAATTGCTCATTGCAATGAAAGCCAAAGCCACAATTGAAAAGGCTGAAAAGAACCAAGCTGAACTAGCTACTGCACAAACTGCAACGGATAAAGTCAAAGAAAAAGTGGCAGACAAGGTAGTGGAAAAAGTTGGTGAACAAGTTGAAAAAGCCATAGGTGAAGAGATTGTTCACAACCAAGCTGATCAAAAAGCTGCTGATGAAAAAGCGGAAAAAACAAAATCACCAATCGACTGGGACAAACTTGCTGAAATCCTTTCGCAACCTTTGTTAGCGGATCTACCGCAAGTCGAATTACCGTTCGATATTCATTTACCAAATATTCAAGGCAACCAATGGCAATATCAACACATTGCTGAAAAACCTGAAAATAATCAACTAATTGAAATCTCAAACGTGCAATTACAAGCCGATGCTACTGGCGATAAAGTGCAATTAACCACGATTGCGTTAGAAAGCAGTGCGGGACAAATTCACGGGCAAGGTCAACTACAATTAAGTGGTGATTATCCAATTCAATTAGATTTGCAATCTCAATTGGTAAAACAACAGCTCGGTGCAAGCTTCACACTGCCTAAAACGGATGCAAAAATTCAAATTTCAGGAAATTTGTTAAAACAGACCGCACTTTCCTTGCAAACCAACGGCATTGTCAATGCATCGTTAACTGGACAAGTGGAATTACACGAACCGAAAACGCCTTTTCAGTTAAATCTTGATATAAAAGATTTCAAATACCCATGGGATGATTCGCAAAGAAATATTCTCACAGTACCAGCAGCCGATCTAGCTTTAAGCGGTAACCTACTGAACTACAAAATGATACTGACTGCGCAAGCAGAAGGAATGGATATTCCAAAAACCAAACTGGCACTTGATGCGACGGGTGAATTAACCGATCTCACTATTAATCAATTGCGTGTAGATGCGTTGCAAGGCACTGCAACAATGCAAGGTAAATTAGGCTGGCGTAATGGCGTGCAGTGGTACAGCGATTTACAGCTCGCCAAGCTCAATTTAAGTGAATATGTGCCCACTGTTTTATCAGGTTCTGTATTTTCAACAGGTTTAATCAACCAAGATAAGTGGTTGATTGATGTTCCAGATCTGGATTTACAAGGCTCGCTTTCAAACCGCCCACTTGCATTAAAAGGTAAATTAAGTTTTGGTGCAGAACAAGGCATTCGTGACTTATTAGTAAAGCTACCTGAGTTATTAATCACTTATGGTGACAATAAAATTAACGCACATGGTTTCTTAGGCGAAAAATCCGATTTAAAACTTGATATAAATGCACCAAATCTACAAGGCTTATTACCAACATTGATGGGTAATATCAAAGCTCAAATGCACATCTCTGGAAATTTAATTCAACCTAGAGTATCTCTTGATTTAACGGGTAAACAAATTAAGTTCAAGGAATTAAACCTTTATAACTTACAAGCAAAAGGCGATATCAATATTGCTCAAGGTTCCAAAGGCCAACTTGATCTACAACTAGACGGACTTAATTACAGTGATATAAAAATAAATAGCGCCAAATTAGCGGTACAAGGCGATGAAAAACAGCATCAACTCATCTTAACTTCACAAGGTGACCCTGTGGGGGCAAAACTGAATATTAATGGGAGTTTTGACCGCACTTCACAAAATTGGAGAGGTAATATCAGTCAAATTAATATCCAATCCCCTGTTGGTAGTTGGCAAACCAATCAAGCGGTTAACATCAACTATGATCACAAAAATACAATAGCCAATATCCACGCACATTGTTGGCAAAATTCTAATATTGAATTGTGCTTCCCACAAAATTTCCAAGCGGGAAAATCAGGAGAAGTGCCGTTTAACATTAAAAAATTCGACTTAGCATTAGTTAATCAACTGACTGAACAAAATATGCTAAAAGGTCAGCTAACAAGCGAAGGAAAAATTGCTTGGTTTTCAGATAAAGCACCTCAACTGAATGTAGCGGTGAATGGTCAAAATCTTGAATTTAGCCAAAAAATTGATCGCCGTTCCTTTAACTTAGATATTCTAAAATTACAGCTCAATGCCAATTTACACAACAATAATCTTGCTCTAACTTCCGAATTAAACGTACAAGATGAAGGGAAAATGACCGCGCAAGTTGATATTAAAGATCTGGCTAAAGCTCGTCAGTTAGGTGGTGCTTTTGTTATTCATCACTTAAATTTAGATATATTTAACCAAATTTTACCATTAAAAGACAATATCGGCGGTAAAGTTACAGCCAATATTAAATTTGGTGGCAACCTCAATTCACCTGACTTGAATGGTAGTTTCAATATTCAACGTATTCGTGCAACAATGGCAGCGTTACCATTTGACATTAACGACGGTCAACTAAACCTGAACTTCCGTGGCCACGACTCTACTTTGCAAGGTTACATTAAAACAGCTGATAGCCAACTTGATATGACTGGAAATGCAAGCTGGAAGACAATGGATAAATGGACTAGTACATTACATATCAAAGCTGACCAATTTAAAGTTGATATCCCATCCATCGCTAGATTACGAGTCAGCCCTGATATTTATATTAATGCAAATCCGAAACGTCTAGAACTTTCAGGTAATGTGGATATCCCTTGGGCACGTATTGCCATTGAAGAATTACCAGCAAGTGCAGTTGAAGTAAGTAAAGATGAAGTTATTTTAGATGGTAAAACGACCAATAAGAAATTACCGAAATTACCAGCTAAAACCAAATCAGGTATGGAAATTGTATCGAACCTTACTATCAACATTGGTAAAGATGTACACCTTGATGCTTATGGTTTAACCAGTAATTTGAATGGGTTACTTTCAGTACGCCAAGACAAAGGCAACCTTGGTTTATACGGTCAAATTAACTTAACCAATGGTCGCTATGCTTCATTTGGTCAGGATTTGTTAATTCGCAAAGGTTTAATTAGTTTCTCTGGTTTACCATCACAGCCCATGTTAAATATTGAAGCGATTCGTAACCCTGAGTCAATGGAAACCTCGGGGATTATTGCTGGAGTGAAAGTGGTTGGTTTAGCAGAAAGCCCCGAAGTAAAAGTATTTTCTGAACCAGGAATGTCACAAGACCAAGCATTATCTTATATTCTTACTGGCCGCTCATTAGAAAATAGCGGGGAAGGTGGTTCTGGTGGTTCAATCGGTGCTGCATTACTTGGCTTAGGCTTAGCGAAAAGCGGCAAAGTGGTTGGAGGTATTGGACAGGCCTTTGGCATTCAAGATCTTAACTTAGGTACCCAAGGAGTGGGGGATGCATCTAAAGTTGTTGTAAGTGGTAGCATTACTCCACGCTTACAAGTGAAATACGGTGTAGGTTTATTTGATGGATTAGCAGAATTTACTGTTCGTTATCGTTTATTACCAAAACTTTATCTACAATCTGTTTCTGGTGTGACACAAGCAGTAGATCTGCTCTATCAGTTTGAATTTTAG